The nucleotide sequence GTCTGCTACCGGCTGTGGGACGAGCCGCAGACCGCCTCGCTCGCGGCCTATACCCAGCCCGAGATCCTCAGCGCCGACCTGTCCTCGCTGGTGCTCGATCTCGCGCAATGGGGCGTCAGCGATCCCGCAAGCTTGAGCTTCCTCGATCCGCCGCCACTTCCGGCCTGGAAGGAGGCGCGTGACCTGCTGAACGAACTTGGTGCGCTCGATGCGGACAGCCGCCTCACTGACGAAGGCCGGCGGCTGCGGGCGTTGGCGCTGCCGCCGCGGCTGGCGCGGATGATCGTCGATGCCGCCGATTACGGCGCGGCCGCGCAGGCCGCCCACATCGCGGCGATCCTGACCGAGCGTGGCCTCGGCGGCGACAGCGTCGACCTCGAGGTCCGGCTCGATCAGTTCCGCCGCGATCGCTCGCAGCGGGCGCAGAGCGCGCGGGACATGGCCCGGCGCTGGGCGCAGCAGGTCAGCGCCTCCTCGTCTGCGCAAGGAGCGGCGGAGCTAACGACCGGTCTGATGCTGGCCTTCGCGTTCCCCGATCGGGTCGCCCGTAACCGCGGCAATGGTAGCTTCGTTCTCGCCAATGGCCGTGGCGCTGCCGTCGAGCAGACCTCCTCGCTGGCGCGGGTGCCCTATATCGCGGTGGGCGAGTTGACCGGCACGGCCGCGAGCGGCCGCATCCTGCTGGCGGCGCCGCTCGCGATCGAGGACGTCGAGCGCCATTTCGCCGCGCAGATCGAAGCGAAGGACGAGGTCAGCTTCGACCCGAGCGCGATGGCGCTGCGGGCGCGCCGCCGGCGCAGGCTGCATGCGATCGTGATGGCCGATGCGCCGGTGGCGCTGACGCCGTCCGAGGAGACCGCGCGCATCTTCGCCGAGGGCATCTGCACCGCCGGCCTCGACCGGCTGCCCTGGTCGAAGGCCGCCAAACAGTGGCGCGACCGGGTCACCTTCCTGCGCAAGGCGGAGGGCGACAGCTGGCCCGACCTCTCAGATGCCGGCCTGAGCGCCCGGCGTGAGGACTGGCTGGTGCCGCTGCTCGCCGACAAGACCTCGCTCAAGGAGGTCTCTCCGGGCGACGTCTCGGACGCCGTGATGGCGTTGCTGCCCTGGGATCTGCGCGCCCGGCTCGACAAGGAGGCGCCGACCCATTTCGAGGCGCCGACCGGCACGATGCTGGCGATCGACTACGAGGCCGAGCAGGGGCCGACCATCGCCGTGCGGCTGCAGGAGCTGTTCGGGCTGAACGTCCATCCCTCGATCGCACGCGGCGCGGTGCCGCTCGTCTTGGAGCTGCTGTCGCCGGCGCAGCGGCCGGTGCAGGTGACGCGCGATCTGCCGGGCTTCTGGCGCGGCTCCTATGCCGCCGTCCGCACCGACCTGCGCGGCCGGTATCCGCGGCATCCCTGGCCCGAGGATCCCGCCAGCGCCATGCCGACCCGCCGGGCCAAGCCGCGGGGGACGTGAGCGATGCAAATTATACCGTCTGCCTTGCCAGCGTTAACGCTTCGCTCATCGTTTTCGCCAAAATGGCAGCGGCAGCCGCTCCGCCTCAGTCGCCCGTCAGCGGCTTTCATGGTCAAGTCGGTTGCGGGGTAAAGTCGGGCGTTGCGTCATGCGTAACATAATGATCTTCGCGGCCGTTCTCGTCGGCCTCGGCACTTTCATGGCGCAACTGGCCGATCGCCTGACGCCGGCGCCGGCGTCCGCCACGACGTCCGTGCGCAGCGCGACCGTGGACACTTCCGCGGCCGGCCAGCGCAGCCTCAACATCCCGACCGACCGCCGCGGCCATTTCCGTGCTGACGGCCGCATCGACGGCCAGCGCATCAGCTTCATGATCGACACCGGCGCCTCGATGGTCGCGCTCAACGAAACCTCCGCCGCGCGCTTCGGCCTGCGTCCGGCGCGTGGCGACTACACTGCGACCGTGACCACGGCCAACGGGACCGTGAAGGCCGCGCGCGCCCGGCTCCCGATCGTCGAACTCGGCGAACTCACTGTCCGCGACGTGGACGCCCTGGTGCTGCCCGACGCGGCGCTGTCGGAGAACCTGCTCGGCCTGTCGTTCCTGTCGAAGCTGAAGCGCTTCGCCTATGCCAACGGCCAGATGGTGCTGGAGCAATAGGCCGCGTCACATCGGCTTGGCCGCGGCATTGGCGGCCCCCATATACCAGCAGGCTCGGTGATCGAGCGGGCAGGGCCATCCTGCCCGATTGTTGCCTGCATTCATCTGCCTTCTGCCATTGTCCGACGACGTCGTGCAGCGCACGACCGTGTTCTTCCATTGATGTGATTTCCGAGGCTCCTCCTGATGTTTCCCAAGCCGAAGCCGGTCCTGGTCCCCAACACCTACGCTTTCGAATCCGAGCCGATGGTGAAGCCGACGGGCTTCCGCGAATATGACGCGCGCTGGCTGTTCAACAAGGAGATCAACCTGATGGGCGTGCAGGCGCTCGGCATGGGGCTGGGCGCGCTGATCGCCGAGCGCGGCGTGAAACAGGAGATCGTGACGGGCCACGACTTCCGCGGCTACTCCGCCTCGATCAAATACGCGCTGATCTCTGGCCTGATGGCGGCGGGCTGCAAGGTGCACGACATCGGCCTGGCCGTGACGCCGATGGCCTATTTCGCGCAGTTCGAGCTCGACGTGCCTTGCGTCGCGATGGTCACCGCTTCGCACAACGACAATGGTTGGACCGGCGTGAAGATGGGCGCCAACCGGCCGCTGACCTTTGGGCCGGACGAGATGACCCGGCTGAAGGAGATCGTGCTCAACGCCGAGTTCAAGAATGCTGGCGGCGGCTCCTATCAGTTCCACGAAAACTTCCCGGCGCGCTACATCGCCGACCTCACCAACCGGCCCAAACTCAAGCGCAAGCTGAAGGTCGTCGCCGCCTGCGGCAATGGCACCGCCGGCGCGTTTGCGCCTCAGGTGCTCCAGGCGATCGGCTGCGAGGTCATCCCGCTCGATACTGAGCTCGATCACACCTTCCCGAAATACAATCCCAATCCCGAAGACATGGAGATGCTGCACGCCATCCGTGATGCCGTGCTCGCGCACAAGGCGGATGTCGGCCTCGGCTTCGATGGCGACGGCGATCGCTGCGGCGTGGTCGACAACACCGGCGAGGAGATCTTCGCCGACAAGGTCGGCGTGATGCTGGCGCGCGACATGTCGGCGATTCACAAGGAAGCCCAGTTCATCGTCGACGTGAAGTCGACCGGCCTGTTCATGACCGACCCGGTGTTGCAGGCGCAGGGCGCGAAGACCGAATATTGGAAGACCGGCCATTCCTACATGAAGCGTCGCACCAATGAGCTCGGTGCGCTCGCGGGCTTCGAGAAGTCCGGCCACTTCTTCTTCAACAAGCCGTTCGGCCGCGGCTATGACGACGGTCTGGTGTCGGCGATCGCGATCTGCGAGATGCTCGACCGCGCGCCGAACAAGTCGATGGCGGATCTGAAGGACGCGCTGCCCAAGACCTGGTCGTCGCCGACGATGTCGCCGCATTGTGGCGACGAGGTCAAATACGGCGTGGTCGATGCCGTCGTGAAGCACTTCCAGGCCCTGCAGCAGCAGGGCGGTCACGTGGCGGGTCAGGCGATCCGCGACCTCGTCACCGTCAACGGCGTGCGCGTCACGGTCGAGGACGGCAGCTGGGCTCTGGTGCGGGCGTCATCGAATAAGCCGGAGCTCGTGGTCGTGGTGGAAAGCCCGGTGTCGGAGCGGCGCATGCACGACATGTTCGAGGCGGTGAACATCGTGCTGCGCACGCATCCCGAAGTCGGCGCCTACAACCAGACCATCTGAAGCGGGAGCGAGCATGCCTTGCTACGAGGCATGCTCGCCGACGTCCGACGATGCGAACTAAGCGGCTCGCAACGACCTGAGGAACTGATCGACCTCGGATTTGAGCCGAGCCGATTGCGACGACAGGCCATTCGCGGATTCCAGGAGCCGGGAGGCCGCGCCGCCGGTTTCGTTGGAGGCGTTCGTCACGCTGCCCATGCTCTGGCTGACCAGCCGCGTGCCTTCCGAAGCCTGCTGCACGTTGCCGGAAATCTCGCCCGTCGCGAGGCCCTGCTGTTCGACCGCAGTGGCGATCTCCTTGGAAATTCCGTCGATCTCGGCGATCGTTCCGCCGATGAGTTGAATCGCGCTGACCGCATCACCCGTGGCGCTCTGGATGCTCTGCACCTGGCTGGAGATTTCCTCGGTCGCCTTTGCCGTCTGATTGGCCAGCGCCTTCACCTCGCTGGCGACGACCGCGAAGCCCTTGCCGTGCTCGCCGGCGCGGGCAGCCTCGATGGTGGCGTTCAGCGCCAGCAGATTGGTCTGGCTGGCGATCGTCTGGATCAGCGTCACCACCTCGCCGATCTTCTGCGTGCCCGCGGCGAGGCTCTCGACCACGCTGTTGGTGCGGCGCGCTTCCTCAGCGGCTTTGGCCGCGATCTCGGCCGAGCGTGTCACCTGCTGGGAAATGCTGCCGATGGAGGCCGTCAGCTGTTCGGTCGCCGCCGCGACCGTTTCGACATTGGTCGAGGCTCGTTGCGAAGCGTGGGCCGCGGCAGATGTCTGGCGCGAGGCTTCGGCGCTGTTCCGGCTCATCAGGGACGACAGGTTCTGCACGTCGTTGGCGGCGATCGCCACCGCCTCGACGATGCCGCCGA is from Bradyrhizobium sp. ORS 285 and encodes:
- the hrpB gene encoding ATP-dependent helicase HrpB — encoded protein: MPLRFDTPLPIDAVLDELSGTLERSNTAVLVAPPGAGKTTRVPLALRDAPWVGDKKIIVLEPRRIAARASAERMAKSLGERAGDTVGYRVRFGSKVSRSTRIEVVTEGIFTRQILDDPELTGVAAVLFDEFHERSLDADLGLALARDAQQGLREDLRILVMSATLDGARVANLLGNAPVVESEGRAYPVETRYVGRKPDAPVERQMAETIAAALRADAGSVLAFLPGAAEIRRTQTMLAERVHDASIEIVPLFGALDAAVQDRAISPAPKGHRKVVLATSIAETSLTIEGVRIVVDSGLARVPRYEPDIGLTRLETVRASRAAVDQRRGRAGRTEPGVCYRLWDEPQTASLAAYTQPEILSADLSSLVLDLAQWGVSDPASLSFLDPPPLPAWKEARDLLNELGALDADSRLTDEGRRLRALALPPRLARMIVDAADYGAAAQAAHIAAILTERGLGGDSVDLEVRLDQFRRDRSQRAQSARDMARRWAQQVSASSSAQGAAELTTGLMLAFAFPDRVARNRGNGSFVLANGRGAAVEQTSSLARVPYIAVGELTGTAASGRILLAAPLAIEDVERHFAAQIEAKDEVSFDPSAMALRARRRRRLHAIVMADAPVALTPSEETARIFAEGICTAGLDRLPWSKAAKQWRDRVTFLRKAEGDSWPDLSDAGLSARREDWLVPLLADKTSLKEVSPGDVSDAVMALLPWDLRARLDKEAPTHFEAPTGTMLAIDYEAEQGPTIAVRLQELFGLNVHPSIARGAVPLVLELLSPAQRPVQVTRDLPGFWRGSYAAVRTDLRGRYPRHPWPEDPASAMPTRRAKPRGT
- a CDS encoding TIGR02281 family clan AA aspartic protease gives rise to the protein MIFAAVLVGLGTFMAQLADRLTPAPASATTSVRSATVDTSAAGQRSLNIPTDRRGHFRADGRIDGQRISFMIDTGASMVALNETSAARFGLRPARGDYTATVTTANGTVKAARARLPIVELGELTVRDVDALVLPDAALSENLLGLSFLSKLKRFAYANGQMVLEQ
- a CDS encoding phosphomannomutase/phosphoglucomutase; the protein is MFPKPKPVLVPNTYAFESEPMVKPTGFREYDARWLFNKEINLMGVQALGMGLGALIAERGVKQEIVTGHDFRGYSASIKYALISGLMAAGCKVHDIGLAVTPMAYFAQFELDVPCVAMVTASHNDNGWTGVKMGANRPLTFGPDEMTRLKEIVLNAEFKNAGGGSYQFHENFPARYIADLTNRPKLKRKLKVVAACGNGTAGAFAPQVLQAIGCEVIPLDTELDHTFPKYNPNPEDMEMLHAIRDAVLAHKADVGLGFDGDGDRCGVVDNTGEEIFADKVGVMLARDMSAIHKEAQFIVDVKSTGLFMTDPVLQAQGAKTEYWKTGHSYMKRRTNELGALAGFEKSGHFFFNKPFGRGYDDGLVSAIAICEMLDRAPNKSMADLKDALPKTWSSPTMSPHCGDEVKYGVVDAVVKHFQALQQQGGHVAGQAIRDLVTVNGVRVTVEDGSWALVRASSNKPELVVVVESPVSERRMHDMFEAVNIVLRTHPEVGAYNQTI
- a CDS encoding methyl-accepting chemotaxis protein, with protein sequence MTGETDDLAILRGTTSRLLLALLWIHVPLSLIIGLSRGDWMMPTIMMVALAAVATLSWRSAGDGLSTQLTVAVALMGGVSVLVYQMSGHAWQVDMHMYFFAALACLVAYCDYRPIVAGTVAVALHHLVLNFVFPAAIYPGGADFGRVVLHAVILLIEAGVLAALALKLTQLFETSASKTAEANAAMAAEARANAERIEAEQRVKQQGDLARRELAEGFERKIGGIVEAVAIAANDVQNLSSLMSRNSAEASRQTSAAAHASQRASTNVETVAAATEQLTASIGSISQQVTRSAEIAAKAAEEARRTNSVVESLAAGTQKIGEVVTLIQTIASQTNLLALNATIEAARAGEHGKGFAVVASEVKALANQTAKATEEISSQVQSIQSATGDAVSAIQLIGGTIAEIDGISKEIATAVEQQGLATGEISGNVQQASEGTRLVSQSMGSVTNASNETGGAASRLLESANGLSSQSARLKSEVDQFLRSLRAA